In Fibrobacter sp. UWB5, a single window of DNA contains:
- a CDS encoding Fur family transcriptional regulator gives MEYKTQARQMILDYMAENPDRIFKASGIAQSLPEVSLSTIYRNLARMEKAGVVQIVGADDNNELQYRYTGPGQCEEKMHLVCKECGKFFHLEGPALKVLQLSVQRSGFELDQQQSVLLGRCSGCSRRRHG, from the coding sequence GTGGAATACAAGACGCAAGCGCGGCAAATGATCCTGGATTACATGGCCGAAAATCCCGACCGGATTTTCAAGGCCTCCGGCATTGCCCAGAGCCTGCCCGAAGTTTCACTGAGTACTATATATAGGAACCTCGCCCGAATGGAAAAGGCGGGAGTCGTGCAGATTGTCGGCGCCGACGACAACAACGAACTCCAATACCGCTACACGGGCCCCGGACAATGCGAAGAAAAGATGCACCTCGTGTGCAAGGAATGCGGCAAGTTCTTTCACCTGGAAGGCCCGGCACTCAAGGTGTTGCAGCTTTCGGTACAGCGCAGCGGATTTGAGCTCGACCAACAGCAATCGGTTTTGCTCGGGCGCTGCT